A genome region from Anaerohalosphaeraceae bacterium includes the following:
- the rimO gene encoding 30S ribosomal protein S12 methylthiotransferase RimO, whose amino-acid sequence MKSKGIGNKQITVGFVSLGCPKNTVDSEVMLARIGQAGFVLTGEMQADAVIINTCGFIEPAKQEALDVIRRAVKEKKKGRLGRIIVAGCLSQRMGAALLEEIPHIDAVVGLGQRDQIVEILRSVLQSPARQPATRQFLQPSSDVVFDDSERLLINPSHWAYLRISEGCSRQCSFCTIPAIRGKFRSKPLNLVLSEARQLAEHGVLEFNLIAQDTTSYGRDIGLKNGLITLISELEKIEKVHWLRLMYLYPASVDEALIEKIAQSPKVVHYVDIPIQHISNTILRAMHRPDTKENTLQLLQKLRQSIPDIVLRTTVIVGFPGETDEQFEELIDFIRWAQFDALGAFPYFAESGTKAADLPDQVPDSIKQERLNRLMLTQQEIAFRKADEMKSKELTVLVDEADQNGNLIGRFYGQAPHIDSVCLLQGPPVQPGRFIQTRVVGREGYDLLVEPI is encoded by the coding sequence ATGAAAAGCAAGGGAATTGGAAACAAACAAATTACGGTTGGTTTTGTTTCGCTGGGCTGTCCGAAGAATACTGTGGACAGCGAAGTGATGCTTGCCCGAATCGGCCAGGCGGGTTTCGTCCTGACCGGTGAGATGCAGGCCGATGCCGTCATTATTAACACATGCGGCTTCATCGAACCGGCCAAGCAGGAGGCCCTGGACGTGATTCGCCGGGCCGTCAAAGAAAAGAAAAAAGGCCGGCTCGGCAGAATTATTGTAGCCGGATGTCTGTCCCAAAGGATGGGCGCAGCTCTTTTGGAGGAGATTCCCCACATCGATGCCGTTGTCGGGTTGGGCCAGAGGGACCAAATTGTGGAGATTCTCCGTTCTGTTCTCCAATCACCGGCAAGACAGCCGGCGACTCGACAATTTCTCCAGCCCTCATCCGATGTGGTCTTTGACGACAGCGAACGTCTTCTAATCAACCCCTCCCATTGGGCGTATCTTCGCATCAGTGAAGGATGCAGCCGACAATGCTCCTTCTGCACGATTCCAGCCATCCGTGGCAAATTCAGGAGTAAGCCGCTCAATTTGGTTCTCTCCGAAGCCCGACAGCTTGCCGAACACGGGGTTCTGGAGTTCAATCTTATTGCTCAGGACACGACCTCGTATGGACGGGACATAGGTCTGAAAAACGGCTTGATAACACTGATAAGTGAGTTGGAAAAGATCGAAAAAGTCCATTGGCTTCGTCTGATGTATCTCTATCCGGCCTCCGTTGATGAGGCCCTCATTGAGAAAATTGCCCAAAGCCCCAAAGTGGTTCATTATGTTGATATCCCCATCCAGCACATCAGCAACACGATTTTGCGGGCGATGCATCGGCCTGATACCAAAGAAAACACGCTCCAATTGCTCCAAAAACTGCGGCAATCTATTCCTGACATAGTTTTAAGAACGACCGTTATCGTAGGATTTCCGGGGGAAACCGATGAACAATTCGAAGAATTAATTGATTTTATCCGCTGGGCCCAGTTTGACGCCCTCGGGGCTTTTCCTTATTTTGCCGAGTCCGGAACCAAGGCGGCAGACCTTCCGGATCAAGTGCCGGATTCGATCAAACAAGAGCGATTAAATCGACTTATGCTCACCCAGCAGGAAATTGCCTTTCGAAAAGCGGATGAAATGAAAAGCAAAGAATTGACCGTTTTGGTGGATGAGGCGGATCAGAACGGCAATCTTATCGGACGTTTTTATGGTCAAGCCCCCCATATTGACAGCGTTTGTCTTCTTCAAGGGCCGCCTGTCCAGCCGGGGCGGTTCATCCAAACCCGTGTTGTCGGCCGGGAAGGATACGACCTGCTCGTTGAACCCATCTGA
- a CDS encoding methyltransferase domain-containing protein: protein MSNTTNIAKPKSHLQTSRLFLREFLRNPTRIGAIAPSSRVLAREIVRLAHVAESQVVVEYGAGTGAFTEEILRCKKPEASFLAIESNPALVQVLRERFPNLVILEHSVEETPRLLRQFQFAHADSIVSGLPWSSFSEELQDRLLKATLEALRPGGVFATFAYLTGLMLPSGIAFRKKIKSLFSRVTISPAVWRNLPPAVIYQCIR from the coding sequence ATGTCTAACACGACAAATATAGCCAAACCGAAAAGCCATCTGCAGACGAGTCGGCTTTTTCTCAGAGAGTTCCTGAGAAATCCGACCCGAATCGGAGCCATCGCTCCGAGCAGCCGCGTGCTGGCGCGAGAGATTGTGCGTCTGGCCCATGTGGCCGAAAGCCAAGTCGTTGTTGAATACGGCGCGGGCACCGGGGCTTTTACAGAAGAAATTCTGCGGTGCAAAAAACCTGAGGCCTCGTTTCTGGCGATTGAAAGCAATCCGGCTCTCGTTCAGGTCCTTCGAGAGCGTTTCCCGAATTTAGTGATTCTTGAACACAGCGTGGAGGAAACCCCCCGTCTTCTTCGGCAATTTCAGTTTGCACACGCCGACAGCATTGTCTCCGGACTGCCCTGGAGCAGTTTTTCCGAAGAGCTGCAGGACCGGCTCCTGAAGGCCACGTTGGAGGCCCTGCGTCCCGGCGGGGTGTTTGCGACGTTTGCCTATCTGACGGGCCTGATGCTGCCCAGCGGCATTGCCTTCCGAAAGAAAATCAAATCGCTCTTCAGCCGCGTAACAATTTCTCCGGCCGTCTGGAGAAACCTCCCCCCCGCTGTCATTTATCAGTGCATTCGTTGA
- the thiF gene encoding sulfur carrier protein ThiS adenylyltransferase ThiF produces the protein MTPPVFYELKSAVVGIAGLGGLGSNVAEALVRMKIGKLILVDFDRVEASNLNRQKYFYDQIGRWKVDATLENLLRIWPEAQLEGHKVRLTPETVQSLFASADVIAECFDRADQKQMIVETVLSKMPDKVIVSVSGLAGWGASNDIVTRPINNRLILVGDGVSGTGPGIPLTAARVGVAAYHQANAIVEALMDLKHRRLSRGAQ, from the coding sequence ATGACTCCGCCTGTCTTTTATGAATTAAAATCGGCTGTTGTGGGAATCGCCGGACTCGGCGGTCTGGGGTCTAATGTGGCCGAAGCCCTTGTCCGGATGAAAATCGGCAAACTGATTCTGGTTGATTTTGACCGCGTGGAAGCCAGCAATCTCAACCGTCAAAAGTATTTTTATGACCAAATCGGCCGCTGGAAGGTTGATGCAACCCTCGAAAACCTGCTTCGGATTTGGCCGGAAGCCCAGTTGGAAGGGCATAAAGTTCGCCTGACCCCTGAAACGGTCCAATCGCTTTTTGCTTCTGCGGATGTGATTGCCGAGTGTTTTGACCGGGCGGACCAGAAACAGATGATTGTGGAGACAGTTTTATCAAAAATGCCCGATAAGGTGATTGTTTCGGTCAGCGGTCTGGCCGGGTGGGGAGCCAGCAATGACATTGTGACGCGTCCTATCAACAATCGGCTGATTCTGGTCGGCGATGGAGTCAGCGGGACGGGCCCGGGAATTCCGTTGACGGCCGCACGGGTCGGCGTGGCGGCCTATCATCAGGCCAACGCTATTGTCGAAGCCCTGATGGACCTCAAGCATAGGCGACTGTCGCGAGGTGCGCAATGA
- the thiS gene encoding sulfur carrier protein ThiS, with product MSWTLKINGTPQTFEPSEQPATLADLLKQLQMEKAAVVAEVDGQIIPRERFAQTVLRDGQSIELVRFVGGG from the coding sequence ATGAGCTGGACATTAAAGATTAACGGAACGCCGCAGACGTTTGAACCATCGGAGCAGCCGGCCACGCTGGCGGATTTATTAAAGCAGCTGCAGATGGAGAAAGCGGCTGTTGTGGCCGAGGTGGATGGGCAGATTATCCCCCGTGAGCGTTTTGCGCAGACGGTTCTGCGGGATGGTCAATCGATTGAACTGGTTCGCTTTGTCGGCGGCGGATAA
- a CDS encoding thiazole synthase translates to MDSLVIAGKSFRSRLFVGTGKFASTSVMAAAIEASGTEMVTVALRRVDIQNPCDDMLSAIDRTRYQLLPNTSGARDAAEAVRLARLARAASGIHWVKLEVTPDPYYLLPDGTETLKAAEILVKEGFVVLPYIHADPVLAKRLQEIGCATVMPLASPIGSNQGMRTKDSIAIIIEQATVPVVVDAGLGAPSHAAEAMEMGADAVLVNTAIATAADPVRMAAAFKQAVEAGRLAWEAGLPPKSTTAQASSPLTGFLRSE, encoded by the coding sequence ATGGACTCACTGGTGATAGCAGGCAAATCGTTTCGTTCGAGGTTGTTTGTCGGGACCGGCAAGTTTGCCTCGACGAGTGTGATGGCGGCGGCGATTGAAGCTTCCGGAACGGAAATGGTGACGGTGGCCCTCCGCCGTGTGGATATTCAAAATCCCTGCGATGATATGCTGTCGGCCATTGACCGAACACGGTACCAGCTGCTTCCGAATACGTCCGGGGCTCGCGATGCGGCGGAGGCCGTTCGTCTGGCGCGGCTGGCCCGCGCTGCCAGCGGGATTCACTGGGTCAAACTGGAGGTCACGCCCGACCCGTATTATCTGCTGCCGGACGGCACGGAAACGCTCAAAGCCGCTGAAATCCTGGTCAAGGAGGGGTTTGTCGTGCTGCCGTATATTCATGCGGACCCGGTTTTGGCCAAACGGCTTCAGGAAATCGGCTGTGCAACGGTGATGCCGCTGGCCAGCCCCATCGGGTCCAATCAGGGGATGCGGACGAAGGATTCGATTGCGATTATCATTGAGCAGGCGACGGTTCCTGTGGTGGTGGACGCAGGGCTGGGGGCGCCCTCTCATGCGGCCGAGGCGATGGAAATGGGGGCGGATGCCGTTTTGGTCAATACGGCGATTGCCACGGCAGCGGACCCGGTTCGGATGGCGGCGGCCTTTAAGCAGGCCGTCGAAGCGGGCCGTCTGGCCTGGGAGGCGGGACTGCCGCCCAAAAGCACAACGGCGCAGGCCTCCAGTCCTCTGACCGGATTTCTGCGGAGTGAGTAG
- the thiH gene encoding 2-iminoacetate synthase ThiH — protein MMEDIRTILAQKNLDHDRQVWTEQMLRIRPEDVQRELSVLPGKYSFRRLLTLLSPAAEDFLEEMAQQAARLTVQRFGRTIQLYAPLYVSNVCINSCRYCGYNRHTVFERTRLSVEEALADAEVIAEEGFRHLLLVSGEDRSFVTTAYLAELAARLRRRFSSLSVEIYPMTQEEYRTLFEAGIDGVTLYQETYDRAAYAYYHPAGPKQDYDRRLLAPDRFASAGMRRIGLGVLLGLTDWRLETLALAEHAAYLMKRYWRSQAAFSFPRLRPALGAPSDWPHLLSDRNLVQMMLALRLCFADAGIVLSTRERAQLRDHLVELCVTSMSAGSKTNPGGYTGHDDTAEQFAVADTRTPAQIAQMIRSKGKDPVWKDWDAAFAQSEVFS, from the coding sequence ATGATGGAAGACATTCGAACCATTCTGGCTCAAAAAAATCTCGACCATGACCGGCAGGTCTGGACGGAGCAGATGCTTCGAATCCGCCCGGAGGATGTGCAGAGGGAATTGTCTGTTCTGCCCGGCAAATACTCGTTTCGGCGGCTTTTGACGCTGCTCAGTCCGGCTGCGGAAGATTTTCTGGAGGAAATGGCTCAGCAGGCCGCCCGTCTGACGGTTCAGCGGTTTGGACGCACCATTCAGCTGTATGCTCCGCTGTATGTATCGAATGTGTGCATCAACAGCTGCCGCTACTGCGGCTACAATCGGCATACGGTTTTTGAGCGGACGCGTCTGTCTGTCGAGGAGGCCCTGGCGGATGCGGAGGTGATTGCGGAGGAAGGATTCCGTCATCTTCTGCTGGTCAGCGGCGAAGACCGTTCCTTTGTGACGACGGCGTATCTGGCGGAGCTGGCGGCTCGGCTCCGCCGGCGATTCAGTTCCCTGAGTGTCGAGATTTATCCGATGACGCAGGAGGAGTACCGAACCCTTTTTGAAGCGGGCATTGACGGCGTAACGCTTTATCAGGAAACGTACGACCGGGCGGCCTATGCGTATTATCACCCGGCCGGTCCCAAGCAGGATTATGACCGGCGGCTGCTGGCACCGGACCGGTTTGCATCCGCCGGCATGCGCCGGATTGGGCTGGGGGTCTTGCTGGGGCTGACCGATTGGCGTCTGGAGACGCTGGCTTTGGCGGAACACGCCGCATATCTGATGAAACGATACTGGCGTTCGCAGGCGGCCTTTTCGTTTCCGCGGCTTCGACCCGCTCTGGGGGCTCCGTCAGACTGGCCGCATCTGCTTTCGGACCGGAATCTGGTGCAGATGATGCTGGCGCTGCGGCTGTGTTTTGCCGATGCGGGGATTGTGCTGTCCACCCGGGAGCGTGCCCAGCTGCGCGACCATCTGGTGGAACTGTGTGTGACCAGTATGAGCGCGGGCTCCAAAACCAACCCCGGCGGCTATACCGGCCATGACGATACGGCCGAACAGTTTGCCGTCGCCGACACCCGGACGCCCGCCCAGATTGCCCAAATGATTCGTTCCAAAGGCAAAGACCCCGTCTGGAAGGACTGGGATGCAGCCTTTGCTCAATCGGAAGTTTTTTCATAA
- the crcB gene encoding fluoride efflux transporter CrcB, which yields MWQKLCYLGFAGALGTLCRYWLSGFVHRTFSTTFPVGTALVNILGCFLFGLLWAVIELRLNIPAQMKLVIFLGFFGAFTMFSTFAFETAQMIDDSQWFWAAGNLILQNGVGLLGMIAGLTIGKWI from the coding sequence ATGTGGCAGAAATTATGTTATTTGGGTTTTGCCGGAGCCCTGGGGACGCTTTGTCGTTACTGGCTTTCGGGATTTGTTCATCGGACGTTTTCCACAACGTTTCCTGTCGGGACGGCGTTGGTCAATATTCTCGGGTGTTTTCTGTTCGGTCTTTTGTGGGCGGTGATTGAACTGCGTCTGAATATTCCCGCGCAGATGAAACTGGTGATTTTTCTGGGGTTTTTCGGGGCGTTCACAATGTTTTCGACGTTTGCGTTTGAAACGGCGCAGATGATCGATGATTCCCAGTGGTTCTGGGCTGCCGGCAATCTGATTTTGCAGAATGGTGTAGGGCTGCTGGGGATGATTGCGGGACTGACAATCGGGAAATGGATTTGA
- a CDS encoding DUF190 domain-containing protein, giving the protein MQLPSEAQLLRIFIGEADKWDGKPLYEAIVLLARQRGMAGATVLRGLMGFGAHSRLHTAKILRLSEDLPIVIEIVDKPERIEAFLPELDRMIQEGLVTLETVNIFAYRYDEKTFRKEEK; this is encoded by the coding sequence ATGCAGCTGCCTTCAGAAGCACAATTGCTGCGGATTTTTATCGGAGAGGCCGACAAGTGGGACGGCAAGCCCCTTTATGAGGCCATTGTCCTGCTGGCTCGTCAGCGGGGAATGGCCGGGGCGACCGTGTTGCGGGGACTGATGGGGTTTGGGGCGCACAGCCGACTGCATACCGCCAAGATTCTCCGGCTGTCCGAAGACCTGCCGATTGTGATTGAGATTGTCGATAAGCCGGAGCGCATTGAGGCATTCCTTCCGGAGCTGGACCGAATGATTCAGGAAGGACTGGTTACCCTCGAAACCGTCAACATCTTTGCGTACCGATACGATGAAAAAACTTTTCGGAAAGAAGAAAAATGA
- a CDS encoding isoprenylcysteine carboxylmethyltransferase family protein codes for MKLRKLRIDLLKLLFVPIIFVVVFVRPAWSLDSYRAFFVEFLGYLFLLSGLTVRIWCIFYIGGRKTKELIAEGPYSICRNPLYVGTFLLSIGVGLCFENLLMLLLVPAVIIPVHFLTVIMEESHLKERFGTAYLEYQRRVPRFWPRFSAYQSPEYVEVNVKAVRRIALDTIGVLLLPQVEDLLELLHEHNILPVLWHFPS; via the coding sequence ATGAAGTTGCGCAAACTCCGAATCGACCTTTTGAAACTGCTCTTTGTGCCGATTATTTTTGTGGTGGTGTTTGTACGGCCCGCCTGGTCGCTGGATTCGTATCGGGCTTTCTTTGTTGAATTCTTAGGATATCTGTTTCTGCTGAGCGGGTTGACCGTCCGGATTTGGTGTATTTTTTATATCGGAGGGCGAAAAACCAAAGAATTGATTGCCGAAGGGCCGTATTCAATCTGCCGCAATCCGCTGTATGTGGGGACGTTTCTGCTGTCCATCGGTGTTGGGCTGTGTTTTGAAAATCTTCTGATGCTTCTGCTGGTGCCGGCGGTGATTATTCCGGTTCATTTTCTCACTGTTATCATGGAAGAAAGCCATTTGAAGGAAAGGTTTGGGACGGCCTATCTGGAGTACCAGAGGAGGGTTCCCCGCTTCTGGCCCCGATTTTCCGCCTATCAGAGCCCGGAATACGTTGAGGTAAATGTGAAGGCCGTTCGACGGATTGCTCTGGATACAATCGGGGTGTTGCTGCTGCCGCAGGTGGAAGACCTGCTGGAACTGCTGCATGAGCATAATATTCTGCCGGTTTTGTGGCATTTTCCGTCATAA
- a CDS encoding MFS transporter produces the protein MSSVSSKSAMRFVVLLGVVSLLSDVTYEAARSISGPYLAVLGAGAAVVGGVAGLGELLGYGLRILSGLVSDRTGRYWLMTLVGYTVNLLAVPALALAGRWEIAAVLLMAERFGKALRTPARDAMLSHAAASVGRGWAFGIHEAMDQIGAVLGPLIVSAVLAWRGDYRFGFAVLLIPALLALTALVLARILYPRPSSLETQTASGRRGLHRAFWLYLAAASCIAFGFVDFPLIAFHIKTTRLLGDAWIPFLYAVVMGIDAVAALVLGRWYDKKGMMVLAGAAVLSAGCAPLVFLTSRWGLLAGMVLWGIGMGALESILRAAVSELVPKERRATGFGIFNSGFGLAWFAGSALMGFLYTHSLLWPSVLSAAAQLLSVPLILYVQRMQSLSESVSAAPPNPSTK, from the coding sequence ATGAGCTCTGTTTCATCAAAATCGGCGATGCGATTTGTTGTGCTTTTGGGGGTGGTATCCCTTTTGTCGGATGTGACGTATGAGGCCGCCCGCAGCATCAGCGGGCCGTATCTGGCGGTGCTGGGGGCCGGAGCGGCGGTGGTGGGAGGGGTGGCCGGTCTGGGCGAGCTGCTCGGCTACGGCCTGCGCATCCTCTCCGGTCTTGTGAGCGACCGCACCGGACGGTATTGGCTGATGACGCTGGTCGGATATACGGTGAATCTGCTGGCTGTGCCGGCGCTGGCTCTGGCGGGCCGGTGGGAGATTGCCGCCGTTCTGCTGATGGCCGAACGATTCGGCAAGGCCCTGCGCACCCCTGCGCGGGATGCGATGCTCTCGCATGCCGCCGCTTCGGTCGGACGCGGCTGGGCCTTCGGCATCCATGAGGCGATGGACCAAATCGGCGCCGTCCTGGGGCCGCTGATTGTCTCGGCCGTATTGGCCTGGAGAGGCGATTACCGGTTTGGTTTTGCGGTTTTGCTGATTCCGGCCCTGCTGGCGCTGACGGCCCTGGTGCTGGCTCGGATTCTGTATCCGCGTCCGTCGAGTCTGGAAACGCAGACGGCCTCCGGAAGACGCGGGCTGCATCGTGCTTTCTGGCTGTATCTGGCGGCCGCTTCCTGTATCGCCTTTGGTTTTGTGGATTTTCCGCTGATTGCTTTCCATATCAAGACGACCCGTCTGCTGGGCGATGCGTGGATTCCGTTTCTGTATGCGGTGGTGATGGGCATTGATGCTGTTGCTGCTTTGGTTTTGGGGCGATGGTATGACAAAAAGGGCATGATGGTTCTGGCCGGTGCGGCGGTCCTTTCGGCGGGCTGTGCACCGCTGGTCTTTCTGACCTCTCGGTGGGGGCTTCTGGCCGGAATGGTCTTGTGGGGAATCGGGATGGGGGCCCTCGAATCGATTCTGCGGGCGGCTGTGTCCGAATTGGTTCCCAAAGAACGCCGGGCGACGGGGTTTGGGATTTTCAATTCCGGTTTCGGTTTGGCCTGGTTTGCCGGCAGTGCCCTGATGGGGTTTTTGTACACACATTCTTTGCTTTGGCCCTCGGTGCTTTCCGCCGCCGCTCAGCTGCTTTCTGTGCCGCTGATTCTCTATGTTCAGCGGATGCAGTCCCTTAGCGAATCGGTCTCCGCAGCGCCTCCAAACCCGAGTACAAAGTAA
- a CDS encoding CDP-alcohol phosphatidyltransferase family protein, with amino-acid sequence MEQQRLTGIIRHLPNALTVARLIMTVLFLGLILYAPRTGHPKPAGVLMTAFTLFVLAGITDIVDGPIARRFNVTSRFGRVVDPLADKVLVCGSFVCFALVGQPLLANFHLPEWLGHTIRWGTALLLTGREVIVQTLRHIAEARGVPFGAVVSGKIKMFVQSFGIGTVLIGWAFVSRTWGDWFTLITYLIVLGVTLYSGLEALRRPIR; translated from the coding sequence ATGGAACAACAGAGACTGACAGGCATCATTCGGCACCTTCCCAATGCCCTGACGGTGGCCCGTCTGATTATGACGGTGCTTTTTCTGGGGCTGATTTTGTATGCGCCCCGGACCGGCCATCCCAAACCCGCCGGTGTTCTGATGACGGCTTTCACCTTATTTGTCCTTGCCGGAATAACAGACATTGTCGATGGTCCGATTGCCCGCCGATTCAACGTCACCAGCCGATTCGGACGGGTCGTGGACCCGCTGGCCGACAAAGTGCTCGTCTGCGGCTCGTTCGTGTGCTTTGCCCTCGTCGGACAGCCCCTGCTGGCCAATTTCCACCTCCCGGAATGGCTGGGGCACACCATCCGCTGGGGAACCGCCCTGCTGCTGACGGGACGAGAAGTGATTGTTCAGACCCTTCGGCATATCGCCGAAGCCAGAGGAGTGCCCTTTGGAGCGGTCGTTTCCGGCAAGATTAAAATGTTTGTCCAATCCTTCGGAATCGGCACCGTCCTGATTGGATGGGCCTTTGTCTCGCGGACTTGGGGAGACTGGTTTACCCTGATTACCTATCTGATTGTGCTGGGGGTTACTTTGTACTCGGGTTTGGAGGCGCTGCGGAGACCGATTCGCTAA
- a CDS encoding NCS2 family permease — MGREFVAIGRWKSRIRTEIIAGLTTFLTMAYIIFVNPDILSKTGMDASALILITCLVTGICTIATGLLADAPIAMAPGMGLNAFFAYTLVLTEHISWQTALGVVFLSGLFFLILTLAGLRRKLVEAIPPSLIAAISVGIGLFITFIGLQNLGLVRDHPVTLVTAAPLNKTILIGLAGLLMMLFLEIRRIPGALLLGIAFSTALAAVFGEIALPKQFISADFRISDVAFQLDILGALKWGLFSSIFTLMFIDMFDSIGTLLAVAPQAGLADETGKIQKLDRLLAIDAAATMFGALMGTSTTTSYIESAAGIEQGGRTGLTAVVTGLFFLLSAFLAPLVAIVPSYATAPALIMVGLFMMKRIKEIDFSDVEHGLPSFFIMVLIALCYSISEGLAFGFLAHTLIMVLKGKIRQINPTLWIITVLSVLYFVFKVLREAGIRL; from the coding sequence ATGGGCAGGGAGTTTGTCGCTATTGGAAGATGGAAAAGCCGGATTCGCACGGAAATCATCGCTGGATTAACCACTTTTCTGACAATGGCCTACATTATTTTCGTCAACCCGGATATCTTATCCAAAACCGGAATGGACGCCTCAGCCCTGATTCTGATTACTTGTCTGGTAACCGGAATCTGCACCATCGCCACAGGGCTGCTGGCCGATGCTCCGATTGCAATGGCCCCCGGAATGGGGCTGAATGCGTTTTTTGCCTATACGCTCGTGCTGACGGAACACATTTCCTGGCAGACAGCCCTCGGTGTGGTTTTTCTGTCGGGCCTGTTCTTTCTGATACTGACCCTGGCCGGACTTCGCCGAAAACTGGTGGAGGCGATTCCGCCGTCCCTGATTGCCGCCATTTCTGTCGGAATCGGTCTGTTTATTACATTCATTGGTCTTCAAAATCTGGGACTGGTACGCGACCATCCGGTCACGCTGGTGACGGCCGCCCCGCTCAATAAAACCATCCTGATTGGCTTGGCAGGGCTTTTGATGATGCTCTTTCTGGAAATCCGCCGCATCCCAGGGGCCCTGCTGCTCGGAATTGCCTTTTCGACCGCTCTGGCCGCCGTGTTTGGAGAGATTGCCCTACCCAAACAGTTCATTTCGGCCGATTTTCGGATTTCCGATGTCGCCTTTCAACTGGATATCCTCGGGGCGTTAAAATGGGGGCTTTTCTCGAGCATTTTTACCCTGATGTTTATCGACATGTTTGACAGCATCGGCACGCTGCTGGCCGTGGCACCTCAGGCAGGGCTGGCCGACGAGACCGGAAAGATTCAAAAACTCGACCGGCTCTTGGCCATCGATGCGGCGGCAACCATGTTCGGAGCGCTGATGGGAACCTCCACGACAACCTCCTATATCGAATCCGCCGCCGGGATTGAGCAGGGAGGCCGGACAGGACTGACGGCCGTCGTAACGGGGCTTTTTTTCCTGCTGTCCGCCTTTTTGGCTCCTTTGGTGGCAATTGTCCCTTCTTATGCCACGGCGCCGGCCCTTATCATGGTCGGCCTGTTTATGATGAAGCGGATAAAAGAAATCGACTTTTCAGACGTCGAACACGGCCTGCCCTCTTTTTTCATTATGGTTCTGATTGCCCTTTGCTATTCCATCAGCGAAGGGCTGGCCTTCGGCTTTCTCGCTCATACCCTGATTATGGTCCTGAAAGGAAAAATCAGACAAATCAACCCGACTCTGTGGATAATCACGGTGCTTTCTGTTCTGTATTTTGTTTTTAAGGTGCTCCGGGAAGCGGGCATCCGTTTGTAA
- a CDS encoding PEP-CTERM sorting domain-containing protein (PEP-CTERM proteins occur, often in large numbers, in the proteomes of bacteria that also encode an exosortase, a predicted intramembrane cysteine proteinase. The presence of a PEP-CTERM domain at a protein's C-terminus predicts cleavage within the sorting domain, followed by covalent anchoring to some some component of the (usually Gram-negative) cell surface. Many PEP-CTERM proteins exhibit an unusual sequence composition that includes large numbers of potential glycosylation sites. Expression of one such protein has been shown restore the ability of a bacterium to form floc, a type of biofilm.), which translates to MKTKETVILGLIAVLMISPFIFGQIRDGMFQVNLYSPEEISWERELNSGYNSMWYRYPRPNAPEPRPWWNEWYWNDPYILGGKWIQVSFDYKLLIPDLPGDVFITINWTNGLWVGQNTPPIWSDPPGYDPEMYIERLSDPQYNMNLDDWKFHLPPGTPPGHWDSGIIWLPIDYNPEWVSIDVQGMGNVGIWNGVILHECVPEPSTLSLLAVAGAVMIRFKK; encoded by the coding sequence ATGAAAACAAAAGAAACTGTCATCCTCGGACTGATTGCCGTCCTGATGATTTCTCCGTTCATCTTCGGTCAAATCCGGGATGGAATGTTTCAGGTGAATCTGTACAGCCCGGAGGAAATCTCCTGGGAGAGGGAACTAAATTCCGGCTACAACAGCATGTGGTACCGGTACCCGCGTCCGAACGCCCCTGAGCCCCGGCCGTGGTGGAATGAATGGTACTGGAATGACCCGTACATCCTGGGAGGCAAATGGATCCAAGTCTCATTCGACTACAAACTGCTCATTCCGGATTTGCCGGGGGATGTGTTTATCACCATCAACTGGACGAACGGACTGTGGGTGGGACAGAATACACCCCCAATTTGGTCCGACCCGCCCGGCTATGACCCGGAGATGTACATCGAGCGGCTCTCCGACCCCCAGTACAATATGAATCTGGATGACTGGAAATTCCATCTGCCGCCGGGAACTCCGCCCGGACATTGGGACAGCGGAATCATTTGGCTGCCGATTGACTACAATCCGGAGTGGGTATCCATCGACGTACAGGGAATGGGCAACGTGGGCATCTGGAACGGCGTGATTCTCCACGAGTGCGTTCCTGAACCGTCCACACTGAGTCTTCTGGCTGTGGCTGGAGCGGTGATGATTCGGTTCAAAAAGTAA